One window of the Rubinisphaera margarita genome contains the following:
- a CDS encoding PDZ domain-containing protein, which translates to MKRVLLGLVLTLSGPVMAIGKTPPPASSPELSESLRKTALESLDAPEFVRRDAAQKLLEQGGLQTAEMLPGYVQAASLEGRIRAVQIIEQIALRMLRSQADNKYEQLIPIMDEMRLVGEAVIGSRLEEFRSIHSRLIESANIRALIRLNAIVDFETSMETIPGLSQRFNTEFMVRIYLGDDFAGTEDDLRHISDLLLLGEQQFGNSRGVYHIGDCPIPLKTLQELVAGMPGVQVVHRGPARIGIMSSNSSLNNGNENWHIQSVQNGSSAKYAGLQINDVIVRLDGRNVGGFDSFVTALEAYEPNQTAELHVQRNFVEPEKITLTLGEDLKTGLEVDEDFQRFVLIRSVEADSPADKAGLSNMYRIDRVENQPMFNLADYELAMDRLRQNNVQNITLHVRRLEEVPVLLRGWVGPYR; encoded by the coding sequence ATGAAGCGAGTTCTTCTTGGGCTAGTACTGACTCTGTCAGGCCCGGTGATGGCCATCGGGAAGACACCGCCGCCGGCCAGTTCCCCGGAGTTGAGTGAGTCGCTGCGAAAGACAGCTCTCGAATCGCTCGACGCTCCCGAGTTCGTGCGGCGGGATGCGGCTCAGAAGCTGCTCGAACAGGGGGGGCTGCAGACCGCCGAAATGCTGCCAGGGTACGTGCAGGCGGCCAGTCTGGAGGGACGCATTCGAGCCGTGCAGATCATCGAGCAGATCGCACTTCGCATGTTGCGAAGTCAGGCCGATAACAAGTATGAACAGCTGATTCCGATCATGGATGAAATGCGGCTGGTCGGTGAAGCGGTGATCGGGTCCCGGCTCGAAGAGTTTCGTTCCATTCACTCCCGCCTCATCGAAAGTGCGAACATTCGAGCGCTGATTCGGCTCAATGCCATCGTCGATTTTGAGACGTCGATGGAGACGATTCCTGGTTTGTCGCAGCGGTTCAATACCGAGTTCATGGTCCGCATTTATCTGGGCGACGACTTTGCGGGAACCGAGGATGATCTGCGGCACATCAGTGATCTGCTTCTTCTGGGAGAACAGCAGTTCGGGAACAGCCGTGGCGTTTATCACATCGGGGATTGTCCAATTCCACTGAAAACGTTGCAGGAACTCGTCGCCGGGATGCCCGGTGTCCAGGTGGTGCATCGAGGGCCCGCCCGCATCGGCATCATGAGTTCAAACAGTTCGCTCAACAACGGGAACGAGAACTGGCATATCCAGTCGGTGCAGAATGGATCCTCGGCGAAGTATGCCGGACTGCAGATCAACGATGTCATCGTTCGGCTCGATGGCAGAAATGTCGGAGGCTTCGACAGCTTCGTGACGGCACTCGAAGCTTACGAGCCGAACCAGACCGCCGAGCTTCACGTTCAGCGAAACTTCGTCGAACCGGAGAAGATCACACTGACGCTCGGAGAGGATTTGAAGACGGGCCTCGAGGTCGACGAGGACTTTCAGCGATTCGTTCTCATTCGCAGCGTAGAAGCGGACAGTCCGGCAGACAAAGCGGGACTTTCCAACATGTACCGCATTGATCGGGTGGAGAATCAGCCGATGTTCAATCTCGCGGACTACGAACTCGCGATGGATCGACTGCGGCAAAACAACGTGCAGAACATCACCCTGCATGTCCGACGGTTGGAAGAAGTCCCTGTCTTACTCCGAGGCTGGGTCGGCCCGTATCGTTAA
- a CDS encoding DMT family transporter, with amino-acid sequence MSEVCESPSVEKEIVTPPHGAAQAWIGVLFGFVAAVGYTAANIALRESARPGDIDWSIWITAHKAVPAFFLTWSLVLTNYFRGAVAFPPRHLVLPLICTGIAMQFGGNMMFQYSLGLIGLAMTVPICFSMILTGGAVASRFFLGEPITGRTLLALAFLMGAVTILSFGAGEASQAILSSASGSQIALGITVAMIAGTSYGVSGVVIRRNVRNLPVSATLFLISTTGLVGMTLASVLRIPMEELLATTPRETGIMLLAGFFNAIAFYSIGFAYRHLPVNQVNMINTSQIAMASLAGVMIFMEPLTIWLISGVILTMIGLILMERRQQS; translated from the coding sequence ATGTCTGAAGTCTGTGAATCTCCGTCGGTCGAGAAAGAGATTGTCACGCCGCCGCATGGAGCCGCTCAGGCCTGGATCGGAGTGCTGTTCGGCTTCGTCGCCGCAGTCGGCTATACGGCCGCCAATATCGCTCTGCGAGAAAGTGCCCGCCCCGGTGACATCGACTGGTCGATCTGGATCACCGCTCACAAAGCCGTGCCGGCCTTCTTTCTGACCTGGTCGCTCGTTCTCACCAATTACTTCCGCGGAGCGGTCGCGTTTCCACCGCGTCACCTCGTTCTACCGTTAATCTGCACCGGCATTGCCATGCAATTCGGCGGGAACATGATGTTCCAGTACAGCCTCGGCCTGATCGGTCTGGCGATGACCGTGCCGATCTGCTTCTCGATGATCCTGACAGGTGGAGCCGTCGCAAGCCGCTTCTTCCTGGGAGAACCAATTACCGGCCGCACCCTGCTTGCTCTCGCGTTTCTGATGGGAGCCGTCACGATTCTCAGCTTCGGAGCCGGGGAAGCCTCGCAGGCGATTCTCTCTTCCGCATCCGGCAGCCAGATCGCTCTCGGAATTACCGTGGCGATGATTGCCGGGACCAGCTACGGCGTCTCCGGCGTCGTCATTCGACGAAACGTTCGCAACCTCCCTGTCTCGGCGACATTGTTTCTAATCAGCACCACGGGACTTGTCGGAATGACGCTGGCTTCCGTGCTGCGAATCCCGATGGAAGAACTTCTGGCAACCACGCCCCGCGAGACCGGCATCATGCTGCTCGCCGGCTTCTTCAATGCGATTGCGTTTTACTCCATCGGATTCGCCTATCGGCATCTTCCGGTGAATCAGGTCAACATGATCAACACCTCACAGATCGCAATGGCTTCTCTGGCCGGGGTGATGATCTTCATGGAGCCACTGACCATCTGGCTGATCTCAGGCGTGATTCTGACCATGATCGGACTGATTCTGATGGAGCGAAGGCAGCAGTCGTGA
- a CDS encoding ZIP family metal transporter, with protein sequence MTEFWIMILLATLAGAAMPLGGLFASVERIRPKWLEQEFRHSVIAFGGGILLSAVALVLVPDGMDRLSVIPVVLWFAAGGIAFLGVDVLLSRSQSSASNLVAMLTDFIPEAMALGAGFASGDSTGYLLALLIAFQNLPEGFNAYREMISGSSGQSSRKILLLMLCLVPLGPLSTLLGYFVLAPFPSVVGAIMLFAGGGILYLTFEDIAPQARLKNHRPPALGVIAGFLIGIVGHMLLS encoded by the coding sequence ATGACTGAGTTCTGGATCATGATCCTCCTGGCCACACTCGCGGGAGCGGCAATGCCCCTCGGAGGACTCTTCGCGTCCGTGGAGCGAATTCGGCCGAAGTGGCTGGAACAGGAGTTCCGGCATTCGGTCATTGCCTTCGGTGGCGGAATCCTGTTGTCAGCGGTGGCACTCGTCCTTGTCCCCGATGGCATGGATCGGCTCTCGGTGATTCCGGTGGTCCTCTGGTTTGCCGCCGGCGGGATTGCGTTTCTGGGAGTCGATGTTCTGCTGAGCCGCTCGCAGAGTTCCGCCAGCAATCTGGTCGCAATGCTCACCGATTTCATTCCCGAAGCGATGGCCCTTGGAGCGGGATTCGCGAGTGGAGACAGCACGGGCTATCTGCTGGCGCTGCTGATCGCATTCCAGAATCTGCCGGAAGGCTTCAACGCCTATCGCGAAATGATCTCCGGCTCATCCGGCCAGTCGTCCCGCAAAATTCTGCTGTTGATGCTGTGTCTGGTCCCGCTTGGCCCGCTGTCAACGCTGCTCGGCTACTTCGTCCTGGCGCCGTTTCCCTCGGTGGTGGGAGCGATCATGCTGTTCGCCGGCGGTGGAATTCTGTATCTGACCTTCGAAGACATCGCTCCCCAGGCCCGATTGAAGAATCATCGTCCGCCCGCACTTGGCGTAATTGCGGGGTTTCTCATCGGCATCGTCGGACACATGCTGCTCTCGTAA
- a CDS encoding PSD1 and planctomycete cytochrome C domain-containing protein has translation MPLADPLRLFPQTLLLALSLLLVSLAEDVRAESPLSFNRDIRPILSEHCYACHGPDAETRYGELRLDDRNDAVRDRDGYHVIEAGNADESELIARVSSADPDIAMPPADHAEPLSTEQIETLRRWINEGASYEVHWSFAPLQAVSPPDVEDREHPIDAFIAARLQEEGYAFSPQADPRVLIRRLSFDLTGLPPELSDVQTFAENPSDEAYQAFTRKYLSSPHYGERMAIYWLDLVRYADSLGFHGDQERSVSPYRDYVIRAFNDNKPFDEFTIEQLAGDLLAEPTLESRVASTYNRLNRASGEGGVQPKEYLAKYAADRVRTLGTVWLGTTVGCAECHDHKFDPYTIKDFYSFAAFFADIKEQGIVSGARYIEQLPVPTPEQSEQKQKLTTRIAAAEKNYRKARPDLQAGFEEWLATAKDAQPQWTPVVPSQATSTGGATLSVDDEGNVLASGKSPDNDTYRIVLPLNQASASVIRAIQLEVLPDPSLPSNGPGRAGNGNLVLQAVKATVGGKPVQWSRAMATHAQDGFPAENLLKGNRGWALLPETGKRQALTLIPQQPIVAPDDDSSEELVLELVQNHGTSHCIGRFRVLATSNDLTDGLAFPDADVVKLLADPSEGKQAQLLEYYRTHTPLLRKERNELAQLRRELETLEKAILTTLAVTATEPREMRVLPRGDWMDDSGAVVTPSVPEFLPAISVQGNRADRLDLAQWLASAENPLVARTFVNRVWMLFFGQGLSRSVDDLGAQGEMPSHPELLDWLSVEFIRSGWDVKRLVELIVTSETYRQASSVSPELRRNDPFNRLYARQSRWRLDAEMVRDNALSVSDLLVETVAGPSVKPYQPAGYWAQLNFPKREYQHSDGSSQYRRGLYTHWQRTFLHPSLLAFDAPPREECTARRERSNTPLQALVLLNDPTYVEAARALAENILQQGGDSFESRLEWAWNRVLARTPTELELTTLRTQWEKSQRYYEQNPDQAAQVVNVGLSPVSKNLPAADVASWMTVTRTLLNLHETISRY, from the coding sequence ATGCCGCTCGCCGACCCCCTGCGATTGTTCCCGCAAACCCTCCTGCTCGCTTTAAGTCTGCTCCTGGTGAGTCTGGCTGAAGATGTGCGAGCGGAAAGTCCGCTCTCGTTCAATCGCGATATCCGCCCGATTCTGTCGGAGCACTGCTACGCCTGCCATGGACCCGACGCCGAAACCCGCTACGGTGAATTGCGGCTCGATGACCGGAACGATGCGGTCCGTGACCGCGATGGTTACCACGTGATTGAAGCCGGAAATGCCGACGAGAGCGAGTTAATCGCCCGCGTGTCGTCCGCGGATCCGGATATCGCGATGCCTCCGGCCGATCATGCCGAGCCGCTTTCCACAGAGCAGATCGAAACGCTGAGACGCTGGATTAACGAAGGCGCTTCCTACGAGGTGCACTGGTCGTTCGCTCCGCTGCAGGCCGTTTCTCCGCCGGATGTCGAGGATCGCGAGCATCCGATTGATGCCTTCATCGCAGCTCGATTGCAGGAGGAAGGCTATGCGTTTTCTCCTCAGGCCGATCCCCGCGTTCTCATCCGCCGGTTGAGTTTTGATCTGACAGGGCTTCCGCCGGAACTGTCGGATGTGCAGACGTTCGCCGAGAATCCGAGTGACGAAGCCTATCAGGCGTTCACACGAAAGTACCTCAGCTCGCCACATTACGGGGAGCGTATGGCGATCTACTGGCTCGATCTGGTTCGTTACGCCGATTCCCTCGGGTTTCACGGAGATCAGGAACGTTCCGTCTCGCCTTATCGGGACTATGTGATCCGGGCGTTCAACGACAACAAACCGTTCGATGAATTCACCATCGAACAGCTCGCCGGCGATCTGCTGGCCGAGCCGACGCTCGAAAGCCGTGTCGCTTCGACATACAACCGCCTGAATCGAGCTTCGGGAGAAGGAGGCGTCCAGCCGAAAGAGTATCTGGCGAAATACGCGGCTGATCGCGTTCGTACGCTGGGAACCGTCTGGCTGGGAACGACGGTCGGATGTGCTGAATGCCACGACCACAAGTTCGATCCTTACACGATCAAAGACTTCTACAGCTTCGCCGCGTTCTTCGCAGACATCAAAGAACAGGGAATCGTTTCCGGGGCTCGATACATCGAGCAGCTTCCGGTCCCGACGCCGGAGCAAAGCGAGCAGAAGCAGAAACTGACGACACGCATCGCCGCCGCGGAGAAGAACTATCGAAAGGCACGCCCGGACCTGCAGGCGGGCTTTGAAGAATGGCTTGCCACGGCGAAAGACGCCCAACCGCAGTGGACTCCGGTCGTTCCCTCCCAGGCAACGTCGACTGGCGGGGCCACTCTCAGCGTCGATGACGAGGGAAACGTTCTCGCTTCCGGGAAATCTCCGGACAACGACACTTATCGCATTGTCCTGCCGTTGAATCAGGCTTCTGCTTCCGTGATCCGGGCGATTCAACTCGAGGTGCTGCCCGATCCATCGCTGCCGAGTAACGGACCGGGGCGAGCAGGCAATGGCAACCTGGTTCTGCAGGCCGTTAAAGCGACCGTGGGCGGCAAGCCTGTGCAATGGAGTCGGGCGATGGCCACTCATGCTCAAGACGGATTCCCGGCTGAGAACCTGCTCAAGGGGAATCGCGGCTGGGCTCTGTTGCCTGAGACGGGGAAACGTCAGGCACTGACCCTGATTCCGCAGCAGCCGATTGTTGCTCCGGACGATGATTCCAGCGAAGAACTCGTCCTCGAACTCGTGCAGAATCACGGGACTTCACACTGCATCGGCAGGTTCCGCGTGCTGGCAACTTCAAACGATCTGACCGATGGCCTGGCCTTTCCGGACGCGGATGTGGTCAAACTGTTGGCCGATCCTTCCGAAGGGAAACAGGCTCAGTTGCTGGAGTACTACCGGACGCATACGCCACTGTTGAGGAAGGAACGGAACGAACTCGCGCAGCTGCGACGCGAACTGGAAACGCTGGAAAAGGCGATTCTCACGACACTGGCTGTGACGGCCACCGAGCCTCGCGAGATGCGCGTATTGCCGCGTGGGGACTGGATGGATGATTCGGGAGCGGTTGTGACGCCGTCTGTTCCGGAGTTTCTGCCGGCGATTTCCGTCCAGGGGAATCGGGCAGACCGACTCGATCTGGCCCAATGGCTGGCTTCAGCCGAAAATCCTCTGGTGGCCCGGACGTTCGTGAATCGAGTCTGGATGCTGTTCTTCGGACAGGGACTGTCCCGGTCCGTCGATGACCTCGGCGCACAGGGCGAGATGCCGAGCCATCCGGAACTCCTCGACTGGCTGTCTGTCGAATTCATTCGCAGCGGCTGGGACGTGAAGCGGCTGGTAGAACTGATTGTCACTTCAGAGACGTATCGTCAGGCCTCGTCGGTCAGCCCGGAACTGCGGCGGAACGATCCGTTCAATCGACTGTATGCCCGACAGTCGCGGTGGCGACTCGACGCCGAAATGGTTCGCGACAATGCGCTTTCCGTGAGTGACCTGCTCGTCGAGACGGTCGCGGGTCCGAGTGTGAAGCCGTATCAGCCCGCCGGTTACTGGGCTCAGCTGAACTTTCCGAAACGGGAGTACCAACATTCCGATGGCTCCAGTCAGTATCGTCGCGGCCTCTACACGCACTGGCAGAGAACCTTTCTGCATCCGAGTCTGCTGGCGTTTGATGCGCCACCTCGCGAAGAATGCACGGCTCGTCGGGAACGGTCCAATACCCCGCTCCAGGCCCTCGTTCTGTTGAACGATCCGACGTATGTGGAAGCCGCGCGGGCACTGGCCGAGAACATTCTGCAGCAAGGTGGAGACTCTTTTGAGAGTCGACTGGAGTGGGCCTGGAATCGCGTGCTCGCCCGGACTCCGACCGAGTTGGAGCTGACGACTCTGCGTACCCAATGGGAAAAATCGCAGAGATACTATGAGCAGAATCCCGATCAGGCAGCTCAGGTCGTCAATGTCGGTCTCTCTCCGGTTTCCAAGAATCTGCCTGCTGCCGATGTCGCGAGCTGGATGACAGTCACGCGGACGTTGCTTAACCTTCACGAAACCATTTCGCGGTATTGA
- a CDS encoding biotin--[acetyl-CoA-carboxylase] ligase, with protein sequence MSELDPLDAGRLQQACPDWTIDLHAELDSTNRHAREEASRYQTPAVIIAESQTAGRGRGRNLWRSHTGSLTFSILIEPQQYGITATETPLLSLVTAAVVRETVSSLQLTSASDYQLKWPNDLYLRNRKLSGILLEQTGSQPPRLVIGIGLNVNNSTRGMPPELRESAISLTDLAGCPLDRTAILSQLLLTMQRALEQEDFRQQMFPGMWQRDHLLDDQLVTIETGSGSEEEFLMGRCEGIDETGALILRDHLTTHRIVSGVVKQWTN encoded by the coding sequence GTGAGTGAGTTAGATCCCCTCGATGCCGGTCGGCTTCAGCAGGCCTGCCCCGACTGGACAATCGACCTGCACGCCGAGCTGGACTCGACCAACCGTCATGCCCGCGAAGAAGCTTCGCGATATCAGACGCCCGCAGTGATCATTGCCGAATCTCAAACCGCGGGCCGGGGACGCGGTCGAAACCTCTGGCGATCTCATACCGGCTCGCTGACGTTTTCTATCCTGATCGAGCCGCAGCAGTACGGAATCACCGCAACCGAGACGCCGCTGCTCTCGCTGGTTACCGCTGCTGTCGTCCGCGAAACGGTTAGCTCACTACAGTTGACCTCGGCGTCCGACTATCAGCTGAAGTGGCCGAACGACCTGTATCTTCGCAACCGCAAACTCAGCGGCATTCTGCTGGAACAGACCGGCTCCCAACCGCCACGACTCGTGATCGGGATTGGACTCAACGTCAATAACTCGACGAGAGGGATGCCTCCGGAACTCCGAGAGTCGGCGATTTCTCTCACCGACCTGGCTGGCTGCCCCCTCGACCGAACCGCAATTCTGAGTCAACTTCTGCTGACCATGCAGCGGGCTCTTGAGCAGGAAGACTTCCGCCAGCAGATGTTCCCCGGCATGTGGCAGCGGGACCATCTTCTCGACGATCAGCTCGTAACCATCGAAACCGGCTCCGGCAGCGAAGAAGAATTCCTGATGGGCCGCTGCGAAGGTATCGACGAAACCGGAGCCCTCATCCTCCGTGATCACCTCACAACGCATCGGATTGTTTCGGGCGTTGTCAAACAGTGGACCAACTGA
- a CDS encoding adenylate kinase family protein → MHKYVIMGMPGCGKGTQSEIMCKRFDLVHISVGDILRWNIKNHTKLAARIKRLMSTGRLIPDEFVENIVQKRLQDHDWNYGFMLDGFPRNEAQAEFFLESYDIDAVIYIDVPADLIVERLGSRRVCANCGATYNLVSAAPAVPGVCDACGSRELIRRPDDNEVAIRERLQDYQDKTLPALNLFRRKELVISVRGDRPITEVQADIQRDLNLAKYRIKS, encoded by the coding sequence ATGCACAAATACGTGATTATGGGAATGCCCGGATGTGGAAAAGGAACCCAGTCCGAAATCATGTGCAAGCGGTTCGATCTCGTGCATATCAGCGTTGGCGACATCCTCCGCTGGAATATCAAGAACCACACCAAACTCGCTGCCCGCATCAAGCGGCTCATGAGCACGGGACGGCTGATTCCTGACGAGTTCGTCGAGAACATCGTGCAGAAGCGACTTCAGGACCACGACTGGAACTACGGCTTCATGCTCGATGGCTTCCCGCGAAACGAGGCTCAGGCCGAGTTCTTCCTCGAAAGCTACGACATCGATGCGGTCATCTACATCGATGTCCCCGCTGATCTGATTGTCGAACGGCTCGGTTCCCGTCGCGTTTGTGCGAACTGCGGGGCAACCTACAATCTGGTCTCGGCTGCGCCGGCCGTCCCCGGCGTTTGTGATGCCTGTGGCAGCAGAGAACTGATTCGCCGCCCGGACGACAACGAGGTCGCGATCCGTGAACGACTGCAGGATTATCAGGACAAGACTCTGCCGGCCCTGAACCTCTTCCGTCGCAAAGAACTCGTAATTTCCGTCCGCGGAGACCGTCCCATCACCGAAGTGCAGGCGGATATTCAGCGCGACCTCAATCTGGCCAAGTATCGCATCAAGTCCTGA
- a CDS encoding DUF1501 domain-containing protein, whose translation MTPQEMAQLAALRQNRRSFLRQSGAGIGGLALLSMLNGQQTSEAASSLTSGVIKTLHHPPRVKRMVHLCMAGGPSHLETLDDKPVLREKHGQPMPESMTKGQQIAQLQGKELKCFAPQFEFQKFGESGQSISSLFSNIGSVADDICIVRSLHTDQINHDPAHTLFNTGSGNSGRPSMGAWLLYGLGQETENLPGYVVLTSVGKGGQAQPIAARQWHSGFLPSRFQGVQFHSTGAPVLYLNRPEGVPLEHQQNLVETINTLNGEFNTLVDDPEIATRIQQYEMAFRMQTSVPELMDFRGETKDTFDRYGTPGGDGTYASNCLLARRLLEKGVRFVQVYHRAWDHHGGIKRSMEITADEVDRPTAALIQDLKDRGLFEDTLIVWSGEFGRTPMAQGSGRDHHIKGFSMFLAGGGIKPGFHWGNTDELGYNAVENPVHVRDFHATMLHQFGIDHKKLTYRFQGLDFRLTGVEEAHVVKEILT comes from the coding sequence ATGACTCCTCAGGAAATGGCCCAACTGGCCGCATTGCGGCAGAACCGCCGCAGCTTTCTTCGCCAGAGCGGAGCCGGCATTGGCGGGCTTGCCCTGCTGTCGATGCTCAATGGCCAGCAGACTTCTGAAGCGGCTTCCTCACTGACGAGTGGCGTGATCAAAACCCTGCACCATCCGCCGCGTGTGAAACGAATGGTCCATCTCTGCATGGCCGGCGGCCCGTCGCATCTGGAAACGCTCGACGACAAACCCGTACTTCGGGAGAAACATGGCCAGCCGATGCCCGAGTCGATGACAAAGGGCCAGCAGATCGCACAATTGCAGGGGAAGGAACTGAAATGCTTTGCCCCGCAGTTCGAGTTTCAGAAGTTCGGTGAGAGCGGTCAGTCGATCAGCAGTCTGTTCTCGAATATCGGTTCGGTCGCCGACGATATCTGTATTGTTCGGTCGCTGCATACCGATCAAATCAATCACGATCCGGCTCACACGCTGTTCAACACGGGCAGTGGCAACTCGGGGCGTCCCAGCATGGGGGCCTGGCTGTTGTATGGGCTCGGTCAGGAAACGGAAAATCTGCCAGGTTACGTGGTGCTGACTTCCGTCGGGAAGGGGGGACAGGCTCAGCCTATTGCGGCCCGGCAGTGGCATAGCGGATTTCTTCCGTCGCGTTTTCAGGGGGTGCAGTTCCATTCCACAGGAGCACCCGTGCTCTACCTGAACCGGCCCGAGGGGGTGCCGCTGGAACACCAGCAGAATCTGGTCGAGACCATCAATACACTGAATGGGGAGTTCAATACGCTGGTCGATGATCCGGAGATCGCCACCAGGATTCAACAGTACGAAATGGCGTTCCGTATGCAGACCAGTGTGCCGGAACTGATGGACTTCCGCGGGGAAACGAAAGACACATTCGACCGCTACGGCACTCCGGGTGGCGATGGAACGTATGCCTCGAACTGCCTGCTGGCCCGTCGACTGCTCGAAAAAGGTGTGCGGTTCGTGCAGGTCTACCATCGCGCCTGGGATCATCACGGCGGCATTAAACGATCGATGGAAATCACAGCCGATGAAGTCGACAGGCCGACCGCCGCACTGATTCAGGACCTGAAAGATCGCGGACTGTTTGAGGACACGCTCATCGTCTGGTCAGGCGAGTTCGGTCGCACACCGATGGCGCAGGGATCGGGCCGCGATCATCACATCAAGGGATTCTCGATGTTTCTGGCCGGCGGAGGAATCAAACCCGGTTTTCACTGGGGCAATACCGACGAGCTGGGATACAATGCCGTTGAGAATCCGGTCCACGTGCGGGACTTTCATGCGACGATGCTGCATCAGTTCGGAATCGATCACAAGAAACTGACGTATCGATTCCAGGGCCTCGACTTCCGATTGACCGGCGTGGAGGAAGCTCACGTCGTCAAAGAGATTCTCACGTGA
- a CDS encoding bifunctional type I 3-dehydroquinate dehydratase/shikimate dehydrogenase: MLCISVTPTSRTLARVDLLNASRQGDIIELCLDHLAKEPDFKELLDGVSKPVIISCKRKQDGGQWQGTEEERLTLLRQAIVAGPDYIELDLDIAPKVPRFGNTQRVISVTRLDRPEYDIDALFEEAVMHKADVIKFRWPTRTLDDAWPLLAAVSQRRGLPIVGQGIGRPELTFSLLAQKYESPWIYAALEKGMEDHPGQATVEELREIYSVNEIDRQTKFIAVAGFGELEEETVRVLNAGFRAVSLNMRCLPVEIDRLDRLGKMFDILKVRVLLANSELGTRLRSFIDVANEADAATGFFDVLLKQADGWHGFNTLRRSTLRRLEPKLREAFPHETMLNRRSALVIGNGGLGRTAVSILKERQAVIGLSGPDEKQAQAEAAELGIRHVPFQSLYDTHHDIVVLADSALQKGSGRMQFNPSYLRPDLFVIDFASLGSEHPLGAEARERGCYVVDGRQIWTDLLAARFKAITGENLSVHADNS; encoded by the coding sequence ATGCTCTGCATTTCTGTTACGCCGACCTCACGGACCCTCGCTCGTGTCGATCTGCTGAATGCATCCCGTCAGGGAGACATTATCGAGCTCTGCCTGGATCATCTTGCCAAAGAGCCCGACTTCAAAGAGCTGCTCGACGGCGTCAGCAAGCCGGTCATCATCTCCTGCAAACGCAAGCAGGACGGCGGTCAGTGGCAGGGGACAGAAGAGGAGCGTCTCACTCTGCTGCGGCAGGCGATTGTCGCCGGACCGGATTACATCGAGCTCGATCTCGACATCGCTCCCAAAGTGCCCCGCTTCGGGAATACGCAGCGCGTGATTTCCGTCACAAGGCTCGATCGTCCCGAATACGATATCGACGCGCTGTTCGAAGAAGCGGTCATGCACAAGGCCGATGTCATCAAGTTCCGCTGGCCGACCCGCACACTCGATGACGCCTGGCCGCTGCTGGCCGCTGTAAGTCAGCGACGCGGCCTGCCGATTGTGGGGCAGGGGATTGGCCGTCCCGAGTTGACGTTTTCTCTGCTGGCCCAGAAGTACGAATCGCCCTGGATCTACGCGGCTCTCGAGAAGGGGATGGAAGATCACCCCGGGCAGGCGACCGTGGAAGAACTGCGGGAGATTTATTCCGTCAACGAAATCGACCGGCAGACGAAATTCATTGCCGTGGCCGGATTCGGCGAGTTGGAAGAAGAGACGGTCCGCGTGCTCAACGCCGGTTTTCGAGCCGTGTCACTCAACATGAGGTGCCTGCCGGTTGAGATCGACAGGCTCGATCGACTTGGCAAAATGTTCGACATTCTCAAGGTTCGCGTCCTGCTGGCGAACTCCGAGTTGGGGACACGTCTGCGTTCCTTTATCGATGTCGCCAACGAAGCGGACGCCGCGACAGGATTCTTCGACGTGCTGCTGAAACAGGCGGACGGCTGGCATGGGTTCAACACGCTGCGTCGCAGCACCCTCCGCCGACTGGAGCCGAAGCTCCGGGAAGCCTTCCCGCATGAGACAATGCTGAACCGGCGATCGGCCCTCGTGATCGGAAACGGCGGGCTGGGTAGAACAGCGGTCAGCATTCTGAAGGAACGTCAGGCAGTGATCGGCTTGAGTGGTCCGGACGAAAAGCAGGCCCAGGCCGAAGCGGCGGAACTTGGTATCCGGCATGTGCCGTTTCAATCGCTCTATGATACCCACCACGACATCGTGGTCCTCGCCGACTCGGCCCTGCAGAAAGGCTCGGGCCGGATGCAGTTTAATCCGTCGTATCTGCGTCCTGATTTGTTCGTGATCGACTTCGCCAGCCTGGGCAGCGAGCATCCACTGGGAGCCGAAGCCCGCGAACGGGGCTGTTACGTCGTCGACGGCCGCCAGATCTGGACCGACCTGCTTGCTGCCCGCTTCAAGGCGATTACCGGTGAAAACCTGAGTGTCCATGCGGACAATTCCTAA